The Patagioenas fasciata isolate bPatFas1 chromosome 3, bPatFas1.hap1, whole genome shotgun sequence genome contains a region encoding:
- the HTR1E gene encoding 5-hydroxytryptamine receptor 1E, with the protein MNSEAGPLCYLKQQLLSLCILEGKMNFTNCTTEANVAAKPKTVTEKMLITLTLATITTLTMLLNSAVIAAISTTKKLHQPANYLICSLAVTDLLVAVLVMPLSITYIMIDKWTLGYFICEIWLSVDMTCCTCSILHLCVIALDRYWAITDAIEYARKRTAKRAGLMIVTVWTISIFISMPPLFWRNHHSINIPSECRIQHDHVIYTIYSTFGAFYIPLTLILILYYRIYHAAKSLYQKRGSSRHLSNRSTDSQNSFASCKLTQTFCVSDFSTSDPTTELDKINASMRIPPFENDLDLAGDRQQISTTRERKAARILGLILGAFILSWLPFFIKELLVGLHVCTVSTEVADFFTWLGYVNSLINPLLYTSFNEDFKLAFRKLIRCREHT; encoded by the coding sequence ATGAATTCTGAAGCTGGACCTCTTTGCTACCTGAAGCAGCAACTTCTTTCACTGTGCATCCTGGAAGGAAAAATGAATTTCACAAATTGCACCACTGAAGCCAATGTGGCTGCGAAGCCAAAAACAGTAACTGAAAAGATGCTCATTACCCTGACCTTGGCCACAATCACTACCTTGACTATGCTGCTAAATTCTGCTGTAATTGCAGCAATCTCCACAACCAAGAAGCTCCATCAGCCAGCAAATTATTTAATATGTTCACTAGCTGTGACAGATCTCCTTGTTGCTGTTCTTGTCATGCCCTTGAGCATCACTTACATAATGATAGATAAATGGACTTTGGGATACTTCATCTGTGAGATCTGGCTTAGCGTTGACATGACCTGTTGCACATGTTCAATCCTTCATCTGTGTGTCATTGCTCTGGACAGGTACTGGGCAATCACAGACGCTATTGAATATGCCaggaaaagaacagcaaaaagggCTGGGCTGATGATAGTCACTGTGTGGACTATCTCCATTTTCATATCCATGCCCCCTTTGTTTTGGAGAAACCACCACAGCATCAATATTCCCAGTGAGTGTCGCATTCAGCACGATCATGTCATCTACACTATTTATTCCACATTCGGGGCATTTTACATCCCCTTGACTTTGATCCTCATCCTCTACTACAGAATTTACCACGCTGCAAAGAGCCTTTACCAAAAGCGGGGTTCAAGCCGCCACCTCAGCAACAGGAGCACCGACAGCCAAAACTCTTTTGCCAGCTGCAAGCTCACACAGACATTCTGTGTCTCAGACTTCTCCACCTCTGACCCAAccacagagcttgacaaaatcAACGCATCCATGAGGATCCCTCCTTTTGAGAATGACCTGGACCTGGCTGGTGACCGGCAGCAGATCTCCACAACACGGGAACGAAAGGCTGCTCGCATTCTGGGCCTGATTTTAGGTGCTTTCATTTTGTCCTGGTTACCCTTTTTCATCAAGGAGCTGCTTGTGGGCCTCCATGTTTGCACTGTCTCTACAGAAGTAGCAGACTTCTTCACCTGGCTGGGATATGTCAACTCCCTTATCAACCCTTTGCTGTACACCAGCTTTAATGAAGACTTCAAGCTGGCCTTCAGGAAGCTCATCAGGTGTCGAGAACATACTTAA